A genomic region of Bradyrhizobium sp. ORS 278 contains the following coding sequences:
- a CDS encoding protein-disulfide reductase DsbD domain-containing protein, giving the protein MSALVPHHSATLLIAAMLSSSLAVDARAQDSSPWQRDSHSAVRLLAGSRSGPVLLGGIAIQLQPGWKTYWRTPGDSGVPPRFDFSKSENVEAVTVLWPAPTKFDDGAGGHSLGYHDQIVLPLRIVSKSADKPMILRADISYAVCEKICIPVDAKAELAFTSVASTEDTALSAALDAVPKPANIGDPNPVTIHDVKRDGKKDVIVDVAAPEGRGVHLYVEGPTPDWSLPIPTARDSGTPGITRFAFELDGVPPGVKPDGAALKFTLVGPDKAYEFNVNLP; this is encoded by the coding sequence ATGTCCGCCTTGGTTCCTCACCACTCCGCCACACTGTTGATCGCCGCAATGCTGTCGAGCTCGCTCGCGGTCGACGCGCGCGCGCAGGACTCCTCCCCCTGGCAGCGCGACAGCCACTCGGCCGTGCGCCTGCTCGCAGGCTCGCGCAGCGGCCCGGTGCTGCTCGGAGGCATCGCGATCCAGCTGCAGCCGGGTTGGAAGACCTATTGGCGGACGCCCGGCGATTCCGGCGTGCCGCCGCGGTTCGACTTCTCCAAGTCGGAGAACGTCGAAGCCGTGACGGTTCTGTGGCCGGCTCCGACCAAGTTCGACGACGGCGCGGGCGGCCATTCGCTCGGCTATCATGACCAGATCGTGCTGCCGCTGCGCATCGTCAGCAAGAGCGCGGACAAACCGATGATCCTGCGCGCCGACATCAGCTACGCGGTGTGCGAGAAGATCTGCATTCCGGTGGACGCCAAGGCCGAGCTCGCCTTCACCAGCGTCGCCAGCACCGAGGACACCGCCCTGTCGGCGGCCCTCGATGCCGTGCCCAAGCCCGCCAATATCGGCGACCCCAATCCGGTCACGATTCATGACGTCAAGCGCGACGGCAAGAAGGATGTCATCGTCGACGTGGCGGCGCCCGAGGGGCGCGGCGTTCATTTGTATGTCGAAGGACCGACGCCGGACTGGTCGCTGCCGATCCCGACCGCGCGCGACAGCGGCACGCCGGGAATCACACGCTTCGCCTTCGAGCTCGACGGTGTGCCGCCGGGCGTGAAGCCCGATGGTGCAGCGCTGAAGTTCACGCTGGTCGGGCCGGACAAGGCCTACGAGTTCAACGTCAACCTGCCGTAA
- a CDS encoding CsbD family protein, with the protein MDTDRLTGTAKDVAGKVEGGIGEMTGDKSTQASGRAREASGVVQNLYGQAKDAAREAGDAAMDYAKDTFGSSTDSLRDGTQALTKRVQDNPMGALLVAGGIGFLLAMLMRPSRPQPQRWRY; encoded by the coding sequence ATGGATACGGATCGGTTGACCGGAACGGCGAAGGATGTCGCAGGCAAGGTCGAGGGCGGCATCGGCGAGATGACCGGCGACAAGAGCACGCAGGCGTCTGGCCGCGCGCGCGAGGCGTCGGGCGTCGTACAGAACCTCTACGGCCAGGCCAAGGACGCCGCCCGCGAGGCCGGCGATGCCGCGATGGACTATGCGAAGGACACGTTCGGCAGCAGCACCGACAGCCTGCGCGACGGCACCCAGGCGCTCACCAAGCGCGTGCAGGACAACCCGATGGGCGCCCTGCTGGTCGCTGGCGGCATCGGCTTCCTGCTGGCGATGCTGATGCGTCCGAGCCGGCCGCAGCCGCAGCGCTGGCGCTACTGA
- a CDS encoding L,D-transpeptidase, producing the protein MPRLGLAVVLAAPLLLAGCMEATLSPTTDAALTPRDRQLLARAPYTEARIPEQFQRHIVEYTRQEQPGTIVVDTDARFLYYVLPDRKAVRYGVAVGEEAMAFSGVATVGKLAEWPDWVPTADIQARLGPYPKRVAGGPANPLGARAIYLYEGNKDTLYRIHGTNQPEYIGQAISSGCIRMTNIDVADLYNRVQMGSTVVVLPPGQSVASSSANAFARRI; encoded by the coding sequence ATGCCGAGACTGGGGCTCGCAGTGGTGCTGGCTGCACCGTTGTTGTTGGCGGGCTGCATGGAGGCGACGCTGTCGCCAACCACGGATGCCGCGCTGACTCCGCGCGACCGCCAGCTCCTGGCGCGCGCGCCTTACACCGAAGCGCGGATCCCCGAGCAATTCCAGCGTCACATCGTTGAATATACTCGGCAGGAACAGCCGGGCACGATCGTCGTCGATACCGATGCCCGCTTCCTCTACTACGTGCTTCCCGATCGCAAGGCGGTCCGCTACGGCGTCGCCGTGGGCGAGGAGGCAATGGCCTTCTCCGGCGTCGCGACCGTCGGCAAGCTCGCGGAATGGCCGGACTGGGTACCGACCGCCGACATCCAGGCGCGTCTCGGCCCCTATCCGAAGCGCGTCGCCGGTGGTCCCGCCAATCCGCTCGGCGCCCGCGCGATCTATCTCTACGAGGGCAACAAGGACACGCTCTACCGCATCCACGGCACAAACCAGCCGGAATATATCGGCCAGGCGATCTCGTCGGGCTGCATCCGCATGACCAATATCGACGTCGCCGACCTCTACAACCGCGTGCAGATGGGTTCGACCGTGGTCGTGCTGCCGCCGGGCCAGAGCGTCGCGTCGTCGTCCGCAAACGCCTTCGCGCGCCGCATCTGA
- a CDS encoding lipopolysaccharide biosynthesis protein, whose protein sequence is MAVMDTRNDPVSPGLLARLKTRLAALGGSGEASLTRRLAGTIFLIRVLSAGLAYLSQILLARWMGGSDYGTYVYVWTWVLLLGSMLDFGIASSAQKIIPDYRAANQHALLRGFLSGGRWLTLATSGCAALLLAGLLALLSPWIDDSERLPLYIGCLTLPAFVVANTQDGIARSHDWMALGLMPQFIIRQTLIIGFTAGAFVLGFDLGATAAMAASAAAVWIAMLGQMLVLNNRLDRHVESGPKQYDLRGWLAISLPILLVESFYLLLSYTDVLVLQQFRSSEEVGIYFAVVKTLALVSFIHYAMSATTAHRFAEYHALGDKARLSAYVAHAIKWTFWPSLAATLVLLALGKPLLWLFGAQFTAGYDIMFIAAVGLVVRAAIGPVERLLNMLGQQRACASAYAAAFVLNLVLCILLVPRLGGHGAAAATSLSLAFETVLLFRIVKQRLGLHVLAFGKAS, encoded by the coding sequence GTGGCCGTGATGGACACCCGCAACGACCCCGTTTCCCCAGGCCTTCTCGCCCGGCTGAAGACACGGCTTGCCGCGCTTGGCGGCAGCGGCGAGGCCTCGCTGACGCGGCGGCTGGCCGGCACCATCTTCCTCATCCGCGTGCTGAGCGCCGGCCTGGCCTATCTCAGCCAGATCCTGCTGGCGCGCTGGATGGGTGGCTCGGACTACGGCACCTACGTCTATGTCTGGACCTGGGTGCTGCTGCTCGGCAGCATGCTCGATTTTGGCATCGCCTCGTCGGCGCAGAAGATCATCCCGGATTACCGCGCGGCGAACCAGCACGCGCTGCTGCGCGGCTTCCTGTCCGGCGGCCGCTGGCTCACGCTCGCCACGTCCGGCTGTGCGGCGCTGCTGCTGGCCGGTCTCCTCGCCCTGCTGTCGCCGTGGATCGACGACAGCGAGCGCCTGCCACTGTACATCGGCTGTCTCACCCTGCCGGCCTTCGTGGTCGCCAACACCCAGGACGGCATCGCGCGCTCGCATGACTGGATGGCGCTCGGCCTGATGCCGCAATTCATCATCCGGCAGACGCTGATCATCGGCTTCACCGCAGGCGCCTTCGTGCTCGGCTTCGATCTCGGCGCGACCGCGGCGATGGCCGCGAGCGCCGCCGCCGTCTGGATCGCGATGCTCGGCCAGATGCTGGTGCTGAACAATCGGCTCGATCGCCATGTCGAGAGTGGACCGAAGCAGTATGACCTCAGAGGCTGGCTCGCGATCTCGCTGCCGATCCTGCTGGTCGAGAGCTTCTATCTCCTGCTGTCCTACACCGACGTGCTGGTGCTGCAGCAGTTCCGCTCATCGGAGGAGGTCGGCATCTATTTCGCGGTCGTGAAGACGCTCGCGCTGGTGTCGTTCATCCATTACGCGATGTCGGCGACCACGGCGCATCGCTTCGCCGAGTATCACGCGCTCGGCGACAAGGCGCGGCTGTCGGCCTATGTCGCGCATGCGATCAAATGGACGTTCTGGCCGTCGCTGGCCGCGACCCTGGTGCTGCTCGCGCTGGGCAAGCCGCTGCTATGGCTGTTCGGCGCGCAGTTCACGGCCGGATATGACATCATGTTCATCGCCGCGGTCGGGCTCGTGGTCCGCGCGGCCATCGGTCCGGTGGAGCGGCTTCTCAACATGCTGGGCCAGCAGCGCGCCTGTGCTTCCGCTTACGCGGCGGCGTTCGTCTTGAACCTCGTGCTCTGCATCCTGCTGGTGCCGCGCCTCGGCGGACACGGCGCCGCGGCCGCAACCTCGCTATCGCTGGCGTTCGAGACCGTGCTTCTGTTCCGCATCGTCAAGCAGCGGCTGGGCTTGCACGTTCTCGCCTTCGGCAAGGCGTCCTGA
- a CDS encoding SDR family NAD(P)-dependent oxidoreductase: MSDHKQLSRSVKGLTVLVTGAASGMGRATARVFADEGAQVAVTDIDENGARAVAAAIVAAGGTARAWPLDLTDRDAISAVVSSAAAQFGGLDIVVNNAGISVRVAIDDETYDEAWAQGLAVMLTAQQRVIRAALPHLRRSKHPRIVNIASTEALGATALHSAYSAAKAGVTGLTRSLAVELGRDGITVNCICPGPITTAMTARIPDEQKAIYARRRTALGRYGDPEEVAHITLSLCLPAASFITGAVIPVDGGLMARNA, from the coding sequence ATGTCCGACCACAAGCAGCTCAGCCGATCGGTGAAGGGATTGACCGTCCTGGTGACGGGTGCGGCGTCCGGCATGGGCCGCGCGACCGCGCGGGTATTCGCGGATGAAGGCGCGCAGGTCGCAGTGACCGACATCGACGAGAATGGCGCGCGCGCCGTTGCGGCTGCTATCGTCGCCGCGGGCGGAACTGCGCGAGCCTGGCCGCTCGACTTGACGGATCGCGATGCGATCTCGGCCGTCGTCAGCAGCGCGGCTGCGCAGTTCGGCGGCCTCGACATCGTCGTGAACAATGCCGGCATCTCGGTGCGGGTGGCGATCGACGATGAGACCTATGACGAAGCCTGGGCGCAAGGGCTCGCGGTGATGCTGACTGCGCAGCAGCGCGTCATCCGCGCGGCGCTGCCGCATCTGCGCCGGTCCAAGCACCCACGCATCGTCAATATCGCGTCCACCGAGGCGCTCGGCGCCACCGCGTTGCACAGCGCCTATTCCGCAGCCAAGGCCGGCGTGACCGGGCTGACGCGCTCGCTCGCGGTCGAGCTCGGCCGCGACGGCATCACCGTGAACTGCATCTGCCCTGGACCGATCACGACCGCGATGACCGCGCGCATCCCCGACGAGCAGAAGGCGATCTATGCGCGGCGCCGCACCGCGCTCGGCCGCTACGGCGATCCCGAGGAGGTCGCGCACATCACCCTGAGCCTGTGCCTGCCGGCAGCCTCGTTCATCACCGGCGCGGTGATCCCGGTCGATGGCGGGCTGATGGCCCGCAACGCCTGA
- a CDS encoding DUF459 domain-containing protein, whose amino-acid sequence MSKLKSILKLLNEPGPAVVLAVVVAMLVGITGPASAQFFNFNPFASPRPAPRGGGGGGGWFGGDFFSPYQPQQPKKVIQDYSKAPAPEKRDNAAAPERYVLVLGDGMADWLAYGLEDAYSEQPDMGVTRKIKTNSGLIKYQPKGEPADWTAAAKSILATERADAIVIMLGLNDRLSIREPAVEKTDKPDDKKAAADKAKKEAKAKPGDTKPGDAKGADGKPGDAKSGDAKSDAKSDAKSDAKADPKSDTAAKPADSELPQDEADNDTPVIAAPEKTPRAPGALYEFRDERWVELYTKKIEELIAVAKSKGVPVLWVGLPAVRGPKGTADMLFLDSLYRDAAGKAGITYVDVWDGFVDEAGRFLQKGPDFEGQIRQLRSYDGVYFTKPGARKLAHYAEREINRLLAARSTPLELPTEPATPDANAVPGQPAPRPVAGPILPLVASSVGTDQLLGGPGSRPAAVDALASRTLVKGEALSPPAGRADDFIWPRREVGREQAKEPPKELNKPDTPVAATSPTETQQTAPGQLPPQQRPKRLTTPGAPGQTQQPNQNGQAGQGLRDFFGFGAPQQQQPAPARPPTARNPNAPPRPPAAVGRSAAVLDGAPR is encoded by the coding sequence ATGTCAAAGCTGAAATCCATCCTGAAGCTGCTGAACGAGCCCGGCCCGGCGGTCGTGCTGGCCGTTGTCGTCGCCATGCTGGTCGGCATCACTGGCCCGGCCTCGGCCCAATTCTTCAACTTCAACCCGTTTGCCTCGCCACGACCGGCGCCGCGCGGCGGCGGCGGTGGCGGAGGCTGGTTCGGCGGCGACTTCTTCTCACCCTACCAGCCGCAGCAACCCAAGAAGGTCATCCAGGATTATTCCAAGGCGCCGGCGCCGGAGAAGCGCGACAATGCCGCCGCGCCCGAGCGCTACGTTCTGGTGCTCGGCGACGGCATGGCCGACTGGCTCGCCTATGGTCTCGAGGACGCCTATTCCGAGCAGCCGGACATGGGCGTGACCCGCAAGATCAAGACCAATTCCGGCTTGATCAAGTACCAGCCCAAGGGCGAGCCGGCCGACTGGACCGCAGCCGCAAAGAGCATTCTGGCAACCGAGCGCGCCGACGCCATCGTGATCATGCTCGGCCTCAACGACCGCCTCTCGATTCGCGAGCCGGCGGTCGAGAAGACCGACAAGCCGGACGACAAGAAGGCCGCGGCCGACAAGGCCAAGAAGGAGGCCAAGGCCAAGCCTGGGGATACGAAGCCGGGTGATGCCAAGGGAGCCGACGGCAAGCCGGGTGATGCGAAATCCGGTGATGCCAAGTCCGACGCCAAGTCCGACGCCAAGTCCGACGCCAAGGCCGATCCGAAGAGCGACACGGCCGCCAAGCCGGCCGACAGCGAGCTGCCGCAGGACGAGGCCGACAACGATACGCCTGTCATCGCCGCCCCGGAGAAGACGCCGCGCGCGCCGGGCGCGCTGTACGAGTTTCGCGACGAGCGCTGGGTCGAGCTCTACACCAAGAAGATCGAGGAACTGATCGCGGTCGCCAAGAGCAAGGGCGTTCCGGTGCTGTGGGTGGGCCTCCCGGCCGTGCGCGGTCCGAAGGGCACGGCCGACATGCTGTTCCTGGATTCGCTGTATCGCGACGCCGCCGGCAAGGCCGGCATCACCTATGTCGACGTCTGGGACGGCTTCGTCGACGAAGCCGGGCGCTTCCTGCAGAAGGGCCCGGACTTCGAGGGCCAGATCCGCCAGCTGCGCTCCTATGACGGCGTCTATTTCACCAAGCCCGGCGCCCGCAAGCTTGCCCACTATGCCGAGCGCGAGATCAACCGGCTGCTGGCCGCCCGCTCCACGCCGCTGGAACTGCCGACCGAGCCGGCGACCCCGGACGCCAATGCCGTTCCGGGTCAGCCGGCGCCGCGCCCGGTCGCCGGCCCGATTCTGCCGCTGGTCGCTTCGTCCGTCGGCACCGATCAGTTGCTGGGGGGACCCGGCTCACGCCCAGCGGCGGTGGATGCGCTGGCCTCGCGAACCCTGGTCAAGGGCGAGGCGCTGAGCCCGCCCGCAGGGCGTGCGGACGATTTCATCTGGCCGCGCCGTGAGGTCGGCCGCGAGCAGGCCAAGGAGCCGCCAAAGGAGCTCAACAAGCCGGATACGCCCGTCGCGGCGACATCGCCCACGGAGACGCAGCAAACGGCTCCCGGCCAGCTTCCGCCGCAGCAGCGGCCAAAGCGGCTGACGACCCCCGGGGCCCCGGGCCAAACTCAACAGCCGAATCAGAACGGCCAGGCCGGCCAGGGGCTCCGCGACTTCTTCGGCTTCGGCGCGCCGCAACAGCAGCAGCCGGCCCCGGCCAGGCCGCCGACGGCGCGTAATCCGAACGCCCCGCCGCGTCCACCGGCTGCGGTCGGCCGTTCGGCCGCGGTGCTCGACGGAGCTCCGCGCTGA
- a CDS encoding 3-hydroxybutyrate dehydrogenase, whose translation MTTNLKGKTAVVTGSTSGIGLAIARGFASAGANIVLNGFGAPDDIEKERASIESEFKVKAVHSPADMSKPAEIAGMIALGESTFGSVDVLVNNAGIQFVSPVEDFPPEKWEQIIAINLSSAFYGIHAAVPGMKKRGWGRIINTASAHSLVASPFKSAYVSAKHGIAGLTKTVALELATFKITCNCISPGYVWTPLVEKQIPDTMKARNLTKEQVIHDVLLAAQPTKEFVTVDQVAALALFLCSDEAAQITGTNLSIDGGWTAE comes from the coding sequence ATGACGACGAATTTGAAGGGCAAGACCGCGGTGGTTACCGGCTCGACCAGCGGCATCGGGCTTGCGATCGCCCGCGGCTTCGCCTCGGCCGGCGCCAACATCGTGCTCAACGGCTTCGGCGCGCCCGATGACATCGAGAAGGAGCGCGCCAGCATCGAGAGCGAGTTCAAGGTGAAGGCGGTGCACTCGCCGGCCGACATGAGCAAGCCGGCCGAGATCGCCGGCATGATCGCGCTCGGCGAGTCCACGTTCGGTTCGGTCGACGTCCTCGTCAACAATGCCGGCATCCAGTTCGTCTCGCCGGTCGAGGATTTTCCGCCGGAGAAGTGGGAGCAGATCATCGCGATCAATCTCTCTTCCGCGTTCTACGGCATCCACGCCGCCGTCCCCGGCATGAAGAAGCGCGGCTGGGGCCGCATCATCAACACCGCCTCGGCGCACTCCCTGGTCGCCTCGCCGTTCAAGTCGGCCTATGTCTCGGCCAAGCACGGCATCGCCGGCCTGACCAAGACGGTCGCGCTCGAGCTCGCCACCTTCAAGATCACCTGCAACTGCATCTCGCCGGGCTATGTCTGGACGCCGCTGGTCGAAAAGCAGATCCCGGACACGATGAAGGCCCGTAACCTCACCAAGGAGCAGGTCATCCACGACGTGCTGCTGGCTGCGCAGCCGACCAAGGAATTCGTGACGGTCGACCAGGTCGCCGCGCTTGCGCTGTTCCTGTGCAGCGACGAGGCGGCGCAGATCACCGGCACCAACCTGTCGATCGACGGCGGCTGGACCGCGGAGTAA
- a CDS encoding SDR family NAD(P)-dependent oxidoreductase, with amino-acid sequence MNALDFSGRRVLVIGGSSGIGNGIAQAFRAQGARVAICGTRTRAADYRAEDGSDLEGLDYHQLDVSNAAAIEAFAPGLDRLDVLVLAQGAVLYRRGEFAMDGFRKVMEVNLISLMACATKFHGLLCDTKGALIIVSSTAAYHSTMGNPAYNASKTGAVGLTRTLAEAWAGDGIRVNGIAPGLVDTKMTKVTTANPQRLEGALQRIPLKRLGTPQDMAGAALFLASPLSSYIIGQTIVVDGGLIL; translated from the coding sequence ATGAACGCGCTGGATTTCTCAGGGCGACGGGTGCTGGTGATCGGCGGCTCCAGCGGCATCGGTAACGGCATCGCGCAGGCGTTCCGCGCGCAAGGCGCCCGCGTCGCGATTTGCGGCACGCGGACCCGTGCGGCCGACTACCGCGCCGAGGATGGTTCCGATCTCGAGGGCCTCGACTATCATCAACTCGACGTCAGCAACGCCGCAGCCATCGAAGCGTTCGCGCCGGGCCTCGACCGGCTCGACGTGCTGGTGCTGGCCCAGGGCGCGGTGCTGTATCGCCGCGGCGAGTTCGCGATGGACGGCTTCCGCAAGGTGATGGAGGTCAATCTCATCAGCCTGATGGCCTGCGCGACGAAGTTTCACGGCCTGCTGTGTGATACCAAGGGTGCGCTGATCATCGTGTCGTCGACGGCGGCGTATCATTCGACGATGGGCAATCCCGCTTACAATGCCTCCAAGACCGGAGCCGTCGGGCTGACGCGGACGCTGGCGGAGGCGTGGGCCGGTGACGGCATTCGCGTCAACGGTATCGCGCCGGGTCTGGTCGATACCAAGATGACCAAGGTGACGACCGCCAATCCGCAGCGCCTCGAAGGCGCCCTGCAGCGGATTCCGCTGAAGCGGCTCGGTACGCCGCAGGACATGGCCGGTGCGGCCTTGTTTCTCGCCTCACCGCTGTCGTCCTACATCATCGGCCAGACCATCGTTGTCGATGGCGGGCTGATTTTGTAG
- a CDS encoding PQQ-dependent sugar dehydrogenase, producing MAISHAHADSINAGNRRPSTSQPFKAENIAKFDTPWAIAFLPDGRMLVTEKPGRIFVVTPSGEKTEIGNVPAVAVRGQNGLLDVAVSPSFATTSQIYITYTEPSTEGSRLVLTRAVLSLVTDRTALTDPTVIWRQTPAGGGGQPGGIIAFDPQGTHLFLTVGDRMQPTSAQDPRQARGKVLRLNLDGSTPSDNPLAEDKGVPAQTWTTGHRNPYGLAFAPDGKLWLHEMGPRGGDELNLIEPGKNYGWPLVSNGDNYDGTPIPRHATRPDLTAPPLYWDPVIAPAGLAFYDGAMFPQWKGSALIGGLRSQALVRVAFRADGQPDEAERWDMGQRIRDVAIAPDGAVWIIEDDSPGRLRRLTPAK from the coding sequence ATGGCGATCTCTCATGCGCATGCCGACAGCATCAATGCGGGCAATCGCCGGCCCAGCACGAGCCAACCCTTCAAGGCGGAAAACATCGCCAAATTCGATACGCCATGGGCGATCGCGTTCCTGCCGGACGGGCGGATGCTGGTGACGGAGAAGCCGGGCCGCATCTTCGTCGTCACCCCAAGCGGCGAGAAAACCGAGATCGGCAACGTCCCCGCGGTGGCGGTACGCGGACAGAACGGTCTGCTGGACGTCGCCGTCTCGCCGAGCTTCGCGACGACATCGCAGATCTACATCACTTACACGGAGCCGAGCACGGAGGGCAGCCGCCTCGTTCTGACCCGGGCCGTTCTGTCGCTGGTCACTGATCGCACCGCGCTGACGGATCCGACCGTGATCTGGCGCCAGACGCCGGCCGGCGGCGGTGGCCAGCCCGGCGGCATCATCGCCTTCGATCCGCAGGGGACGCATCTGTTCCTTACGGTCGGCGACCGCATGCAGCCGACCAGCGCACAGGATCCGCGGCAGGCGCGCGGCAAGGTGCTCCGGCTCAATCTCGACGGCTCCACGCCATCGGACAATCCGCTCGCCGAGGACAAGGGCGTGCCGGCCCAGACCTGGACGACGGGCCATCGCAATCCCTATGGCCTCGCATTCGCGCCGGATGGCAAGCTCTGGCTGCACGAAATGGGACCGCGCGGCGGCGACGAACTCAACCTGATCGAGCCGGGCAAGAACTACGGCTGGCCGCTGGTCTCGAATGGCGACAATTACGACGGCACGCCGATTCCGCGCCATGCAACGCGGCCGGATCTGACGGCGCCGCCGCTCTATTGGGACCCGGTGATCGCGCCGGCCGGCCTCGCCTTCTACGATGGCGCGATGTTTCCGCAATGGAAGGGATCCGCGCTGATCGGAGGCTTGCGGTCGCAGGCGCTGGTGCGCGTGGCGTTCCGCGCCGACGGCCAGCCGGACGAAGCCGAGCGCTGGGACATGGGCCAGCGCATCCGCGACGTCGCGATCGCGCCGGATGGTGCCGTCTGGATCATCGAGGACGACTCGCCCGGCCGCCTGCGACGCTTGACGCCGGCGAAATAG
- a CDS encoding YqgE/AlgH family protein — protein MNPEAKRLGDIRRKVTGIGDQASHGGYLDGQLLVAMPVMGDSRFERSVIYLCAHSAEGAMGIMVNRPAGSIDFPQLLMQLNIIGKSDQITLPDSAETMKVLSGGPVDTGRGFVLHSSDYFIANATLKINDGVCLTTTIDILKAIAKGQGPKHAILALGYAGWRAGQLEEEIQDNGWLHCDADPELIFGDNVESKYDLALRKIGIDPGMLSNAAGHA, from the coding sequence ATGAATCCTGAAGCAAAACGGCTCGGCGACATTCGCCGCAAAGTCACCGGGATCGGCGATCAAGCCTCTCACGGCGGTTATCTCGATGGCCAGCTGCTGGTCGCGATGCCGGTGATGGGCGATTCGCGTTTCGAGCGCTCCGTGATCTATCTGTGCGCGCATTCGGCGGAGGGCGCCATGGGTATCATGGTGAACCGGCCGGCCGGCAGCATCGATTTCCCGCAGCTCCTGATGCAACTCAATATCATCGGGAAGAGCGACCAGATCACGCTGCCTGACAGCGCCGAGACGATGAAGGTGCTGAGCGGTGGTCCGGTCGATACCGGCCGCGGTTTCGTGCTGCATTCGAGCGACTACTTCATCGCCAACGCCACGTTGAAGATCAATGACGGCGTCTGCCTGACGACGACCATCGACATCCTCAAGGCGATTGCCAAGGGCCAGGGGCCGAAGCACGCCATCCTCGCGCTCGGTTACGCAGGCTGGCGCGCGGGCCAGCTCGAGGAGGAGATCCAGGACAATGGCTGGCTGCATTGCGACGCCGATCCTGAGCTGATTTTCGGTGACAATGTCGAAAGCAAATACGATCTGGCGCTGCGCAAGATCGGCATCGATCCGGGCATGCTGTCCAACGCCGCGGGCCACGCGTAA
- a CDS encoding SemiSWEET transporter, translating to MLTTLIGLGAAVCTTSSFLPQVIKAWRSRSTHDISTGMFVLLTTGNSMWLLYGALIGDLPLVLANAITLALVAAILGLKLRYG from the coding sequence TTGCTCACCACCCTCATCGGCCTTGGCGCCGCCGTCTGCACCACGAGCTCGTTTTTGCCGCAGGTGATCAAGGCCTGGCGATCGCGCTCGACCCACGACATCTCCACTGGCATGTTCGTGCTGTTGACCACCGGCAACTCGATGTGGCTGCTGTACGGCGCGCTGATCGGCGACCTGCCGCTGGTCCTCGCGAATGCCATCACCTTGGCACTCGTCGCGGCGATCCTCGGCCTCAAGCTGCGCTACGGCTAG
- a CDS encoding TauD/TfdA family dioxygenase encodes MAIAIRQLHPHFVGEVSGVDLRHPLTRDEVAELQAAIDHYAVLVFHDQDIGDEQQLAFALNFGDREKARGGTVTKKEDYRLTTGLNDVSNLGKDGKPLPPDHRTHLFNLGNCLWHSDSSFRPIPAKYSILSARIVNPKGGNTEFADMRAAYDALDEQTKAEIDDLVSEHSLMYSRGSLGFLDYTDEEKKMFKPVRQRLVRTHPAHGRKSLYLSSHAGAVVGMSMPEGRLLLRDLTEHATQPEFVYVHKWRLHDLVMWDNRQTVHRVRRYDQSQPRDMRRATVAGTEPTVAQQAAE; translated from the coding sequence ATGGCCATCGCCATCCGGCAGCTACACCCCCATTTCGTCGGTGAAGTCTCGGGCGTGGATCTGCGCCATCCGCTCACGCGCGATGAGGTCGCGGAGCTGCAGGCCGCGATCGATCACTACGCGGTGCTCGTCTTCCACGATCAGGACATCGGTGACGAGCAGCAGCTCGCCTTTGCGCTGAATTTCGGCGACCGGGAGAAGGCGCGCGGCGGCACCGTGACGAAGAAGGAGGACTACCGTCTCACCACCGGCCTCAACGACGTCTCCAATCTCGGCAAGGACGGCAAGCCGCTGCCGCCGGATCATCGCACGCATCTGTTCAACCTCGGCAACTGCCTGTGGCACTCCGACAGCTCGTTCCGGCCGATCCCGGCGAAGTACTCGATCCTGTCGGCGCGCATCGTCAACCCGAAGGGTGGCAACACCGAATTCGCCGACATGCGTGCGGCCTACGACGCGCTGGACGAGCAGACCAAGGCCGAGATCGATGATCTCGTCAGCGAACATTCGCTGATGTATTCGCGCGGCTCGCTCGGCTTCCTCGACTACACCGACGAGGAGAAGAAGATGTTCAAGCCCGTCAGGCAGCGGCTGGTCCGCACGCATCCCGCCCACGGCCGCAAATCGCTGTATCTGTCATCGCATGCCGGCGCCGTGGTCGGCATGAGCATGCCGGAGGGACGGCTGCTGCTGCGCGATCTCACCGAGCACGCCACGCAGCCGGAATTCGTCTACGTGCACAAATGGCGACTGCATGACCTGGTCATGTGGGACAACCGCCAGACCGTGCATCGCGTGCGTCGCTACGATCAATCGCAGCCGCGCGACATGCGCCGGGCCACCGTGGCCGGGACGGAGCCGACGGTCGCGCAGCAGGCTGCGGAGTAG